A stretch of the Drosophila sulfurigaster albostrigata strain 15112-1811.04 chromosome 2L, ASM2355843v2, whole genome shotgun sequence genome encodes the following:
- the LOC133850137 gene encoding electron transfer flavoprotein regulatory factor 1, producing MSELRSKVITLYKHLQYLGRDYPGLNGPQKFRKQVHDAFINNKDERDPKKIVALLAQGRYLAKEVEALYSLKKYRTVKQRYSYND from the exons ATGTCAGAGCTGCGCTCCAAAGTTATTACTCTTTACAAGCAC TTACAGTACCTAGGCCGTGATTACCCCGGCCTGAATGGGCCGCAAAAGTTTCGCAAACAAGTCCATGATGCGTTCATAAACAACAAGGATGAGCGCGATCCTAAAAAGATCGTGGCTCTCCTGGCCCAGGGACGTTACCTCGCCAAGGAGGTGGAGGCTTTGTATTCGCTGAAAAAATACCGCACCGTTAAGCAGCGTTACAGCTACAATGActag
- the LOC133850135 gene encoding adenosine 5'-monophosphoramidase HINT1 has translation MFVTAGRNLSSFLVRNRGIATNCVRMASEVEKAQSAAASEDTIFGKILRKEIPCKFIYEDEKCVAFNDVAPQAPTHFLVIPRKPIAQLSLAEDGDAELLGHLMLVGRKVAKDLGLEKGYRVVINNGQHGAQSVYHLHLHFLGGRQMQWPPG, from the exons ATGTTCGTGACAGCCGGCCGCAATTTATCCAGTTTTCTAGTGCG AAATCGCGGTATTGCAACAAACTGCGTAAGAATGGCAAGCGAGGTGGAGAAGGCGCAAAGCGCCGCAGCCTCTGAAGACACCATTTTTGGCAAGATTCTACGCAAGGAAATTCCATGCAAATTTATCTACGAAGACGAGAAG TGTGTGGCATTCAATGATGTAGCGCCTCAGGCTCCAACACATTTTCTGGTCATACCGCGCAAGCCAATTGCACAGCTTTCCCTAGCCGAAGACGGCGATGCCGAGTTGCTTGGACATTTGATGCTTGTGGGACGCAAGGTGGCCAAGGATCTGGGACTCGAGAAAGGCTATCGTGTGGTCATTAACAATGGACAACATGGAGCACAGTCCGTTtaccatttgcatttgcacttTTTGGGTGGTCGTCAAATGCAATGGCCACCTGGCTAA
- the LOC133850133 gene encoding rab-like protein 3: MEQQTIKHVLTARILVLGDAGVGKSRLTDLLAKSEDTPTPATRRVGDCWWNVQVRLHEHPRYVWLPPTPEWTSSSSTSSRTGIEQFPRRGGVDLVPHFVEFYDLKSTLRMPREHRNRLYRHIDGIILVYDLLRMSTHDSLHDWLYQPLRQICRHRHNRMRPILKRRHVPILVVGTKLDLLTTRCLRGSGKIASQLGADEILVNCLDAKSFEHKSRNAGKLRKFLSNAIEFKLNFPTTGKRC, translated from the exons ATGGagcaacaaacaattaaacacGTACTCACTGCTCGAATTTTAGTGCTCGGCGATGCAG GTGTTGGAAAGTCGCGACTAACAGATTTGCTGGCCAAAAGCGAAGATACTCCGACACCAGCGACCCGACGCGTTGGCGATTGTTGGTGGAATGTTCAAGTGCGTCTTCACGAGCATCCACGCTATGTGTGGCTGCCCCCAACGCCCGAGTGGACATCCTCCTCCTCAACGTCGAGCCGAACGGGAATCGAACAATTTCCACGACGTGGCGGCGTCGATTTGGTGCCACACTTTGTTGAATTCTATGATTTAAAAAGCACGTTGCGCATGCCTCGGGAGCATCGCAATCGCCTCTATCGCCACATTGATGGCATAATCCTTGTATACGATCTATTGCGCATGAGCACCCATGACAGCCTGCACGATTGGCTGTATCAGCCGTTGCGTCAGATTTGCCGGCATCGCCACAATCGAATGCGTCCCATTCTCAAGCGGCGACACGTGCCCATCCTTGTGGTGGGCACAAAACTGGATTTGTTGACCACCCGCTGCTTGCGTGGGTCGGGCAAAATAGCCAGTCAGCTGGGCGCGGATGAGATCCTTGTCAATTGCCTGGACGCGAAGAGTTTTGAGCACAAATCTCGCAATGCGGGCAAACTGCGAAAGTTTCTCAGCAATGCCATCGAATTTAAGCTCAATTTTCCAACAACGGGAAAACGATGCTGA
- the LOC133850127 gene encoding synaptotagmin 1 isoform X3: protein MPPNAKTDGEQPAAEPAPVAPGAETAPAELETISQKLEETTHHSNFREQAAVQAAEHQKAENQRIAQVETTIAPKTTAEPEETTTSMPVIKKIENVGEKIAVKLADTTGLPTWGVVAIIILVFLVVFGIIFFCVRRFLKKRRTKDGKGKKGVDMKSVQLLGSAYKEKVQPDMEELTENAEEGDEEDKQSEQKLGRLNFKLEYDFNSNSLAVTVIQAEELPALDMGGTSDPYVKVYLLPDKKKKFETKVHRKTLSPVFNETFTFKSLPYADAMNKTLVFAIFDFDRFSKHDQIGEVKVPLCTIDLAQTIEEWRDLVSVEGEGGQLGDICFSLRYVPTAGKLTVVILEAKNLKKMDVGGLSDPYVKIAIMQNGKRLKKKKTSIKKCTLNPYYNESFSFEVPFEQIQKICLVVTVVDYDRIGTSEPIGRCILGCMGTGTELRHWSDMLASPRRPIAQWHTLKDPEETDEILKNMK from the exons ATGCCGCCAAATGCAAAAACGGACGGCGAGCAGCCAGCAGCGGAGCCAGCGCCTGTGGCCCCAGGTGCTGAGACAGCTCCAGCCGAATTGGAGACGATCAGCCAGAAGCTGGAGGAAACGACACATCACTCCAATTTTCGGGAACAGGCGGCGGTACAGGCTGCCGAACATCAGAAGGCAGAGAATCAAAGAATCGCACAAGTGGAGACTACAATAGCGCCAAAAACGACAGCGGAACCAGAGG AAACTACCACCTCGATGCCGGTGATTAAAAAGATTGAGAATGTCGGTGAAAAGATCGCTGTGAAACTGGCCGATACAACGGGCTTGCCCACATGGGGCGTGGTCGCGATTATAATACTCGTATTCCTGGTCGTCTTTGGTATAATATTCTTTTGTGTGCGGCGATTCCTTAAGAAGCGAAGAACCAAAGATGGTAAGGGTAAGAAAGGTGTCGATATGAAATCGGTTCAGTTATTGGGATCGGCATACAAAGAGAAA GTTCAGCCTGATATGGAGGAACTCACCGAAAATGCCGAAGAAGGCGACGAAGAGGACAAACAGAGCGAACAAAAGCTGGGGCGTCTCAACTTCAAG CTTGAATACGACTTCAACTCAAACAGCTTGGCCGTAACCGTTATACAGGCCGAGGAGCTGCCAGCTCTGGACATGGGCGGTACTTCGGATCCCTATGTGAAGGTCTATCTGTTGCCCGACAAGAAAAAGAAGTTCGAGACAAAGGTGCACCGCAAGACCCTCAGTCCTGTCTTCAATGAAACGTTCACATTCAAG AGTTTACCGTATGCCGATGCCATGAACAAGACGCTCGTATTTGCCATCTTTGACTTTGATCGATTCTCGAAACACGACCAAATTGGTGAGGTGAAGGTGCCGCTGTGCACCATCGATTTGGCGCAAACCATTGAGGAATGGCGTGATCTGGTCAGCGTTGAGGGTGAAGGTGGACAG CTTGGCGACATTTGCTTCTCGCTGCGTTATGTGCCGACCGCCGGAAAACTAACAGTTGTCATACTCGAGGCCAAGAACTTGAAGAAAATGGATGTCGGTGGATTGTCTG aTCCATATGTGAAAATTGCAATCATGCAAAATGGCAAACGtttgaaaaagaagaagacaaGTATCAAAAAATGCACCCTCAACCCTTACTATAATGAGTCGTTCTCATTTGAAGTACCATTTGAACAAATACAA AAAATCTGTCTCGTTGTTACCGTTGTGGATTACGATCGTATTGGCACCTCTGAGCCCATCGGACGCTGTATACTTGGCTGCATGGGCACTGGAACTGAGTTGCGCCATTGGTCCGACATGTTGGCATCGCCTCGTCGACCCATTGCTCAATGGCATACCCTCAAGGATCCCGAGGAAACTGACGAAATACTTAAGAACATGAAGTAA
- the LOC133850127 gene encoding synaptotagmin 1 isoform X1 — translation MPPNAKTDGEQPAAEPAPVAPGAETAPAELETISQKLEETTHHSNFREQAAVQAAEHQKAENQRIAQVETTIAPKTTAEPEETTTSMPVIKKIENVGEKIAVKLADTTGLPTWGVVAIIILVFLVVFGIIFFCVRRFLKKRRTKDGKGKKGVDMKSVQLLGSAYKEKVQPDMEELTENAEEGDEEDKQSEQKLGRLNFKLEYDFNSNSLAVTVIQAEELPALDMGGTSDPYVKVYLLPDKKKKFETKVHRKTLSPVFNETFTFKSLPYADAMNKTLVFAIFDFDRFSKHDQIGEVKVPLCTIDLAQTIEEWRDLVSVEGEGGQEKLGDICFSLRYVPTAGKLTVVILEAKNLKKMDVGGLSDPYVKIAIMQNGKRLKKKKTSIKKCTLNPYYNESFSFEVPFEQIQKICLVVTVVDYDRIGTSEPIGRCILGCMGTGTELRHWSDMLASPRRPIAQWHTLKDPEETDEILKNMK, via the exons ATGCCGCCAAATGCAAAAACGGACGGCGAGCAGCCAGCAGCGGAGCCAGCGCCTGTGGCCCCAGGTGCTGAGACAGCTCCAGCCGAATTGGAGACGATCAGCCAGAAGCTGGAGGAAACGACACATCACTCCAATTTTCGGGAACAGGCGGCGGTACAGGCTGCCGAACATCAGAAGGCAGAGAATCAAAGAATCGCACAAGTGGAGACTACAATAGCGCCAAAAACGACAGCGGAACCAGAGG AAACTACCACCTCGATGCCGGTGATTAAAAAGATTGAGAATGTCGGTGAAAAGATCGCTGTGAAACTGGCCGATACAACGGGCTTGCCCACATGGGGCGTGGTCGCGATTATAATACTCGTATTCCTGGTCGTCTTTGGTATAATATTCTTTTGTGTGCGGCGATTCCTTAAGAAGCGAAGAACCAAAGATGGTAAGGGTAAGAAAGGTGTCGATATGAAATCGGTTCAGTTATTGGGATCGGCATACAAAGAGAAA GTTCAGCCTGATATGGAGGAACTCACCGAAAATGCCGAAGAAGGCGACGAAGAGGACAAACAGAGCGAACAAAAGCTGGGGCGTCTCAACTTCAAG CTTGAATACGACTTCAACTCAAACAGCTTGGCCGTAACCGTTATACAGGCCGAGGAGCTGCCAGCTCTGGACATGGGCGGTACTTCGGATCCCTATGTGAAGGTCTATCTGTTGCCCGACAAGAAAAAGAAGTTCGAGACAAAGGTGCACCGCAAGACCCTCAGTCCTGTCTTCAATGAAACGTTCACATTCAAG AGTTTACCGTATGCCGATGCCATGAACAAGACGCTCGTATTTGCCATCTTTGACTTTGATCGATTCTCGAAACACGACCAAATTGGTGAGGTGAAGGTGCCGCTGTGCACCATCGATTTGGCGCAAACCATTGAGGAATGGCGTGATCTGGTCAGCGTTGAGGGTGAAGGTGGACAG GAAAAGCTTGGCGACATTTGCTTCTCGCTGCGTTATGTGCCGACCGCCGGAAAACTAACAGTTGTCATACTCGAGGCCAAGAACTTGAAGAAAATGGATGTCGGTGGATTGTCTG aTCCATATGTGAAAATTGCAATCATGCAAAATGGCAAACGtttgaaaaagaagaagacaaGTATCAAAAAATGCACCCTCAACCCTTACTATAATGAGTCGTTCTCATTTGAAGTACCATTTGAACAAATACAA AAAATCTGTCTCGTTGTTACCGTTGTGGATTACGATCGTATTGGCACCTCTGAGCCCATCGGACGCTGTATACTTGGCTGCATGGGCACTGGAACTGAGTTGCGCCATTGGTCCGACATGTTGGCATCGCCTCGTCGACCCATTGCTCAATGGCATACCCTCAAGGATCCCGAGGAAACTGACGAAATACTTAAGAACATGAAGTAA
- the LOC133850127 gene encoding synaptotagmin 1 isoform X4, with product MPPNAKTDGEQPAAEPAPVAPGAETAPAELETISQKLEETTHHSNFREQAAVQAAEHQKAENQRIAQVETTIAPKTTAEPEETTTSMPVIKKIENVGEKIAVKLADTTGLPTWGVVAIIILVFLVVFGIIFFCVRRFLKKRRTKDGKGKKGVDMKSVQLLGSAYKEKPDMEELTENAEEGDEEDKQSEQKLGRLNFKLEYDFNSNSLAVTVIQAEELPALDMGGTSDPYVKVYLLPDKKKKFETKVHRKTLSPVFNETFTFKSLPYADAMNKTLVFAIFDFDRFSKHDQIGEVKVPLCTIDLAQTIEEWRDLVSVEGEGGQLGDICFSLRYVPTAGKLTVVILEAKNLKKMDVGGLSDPYVKIAIMQNGKRLKKKKTSIKKCTLNPYYNESFSFEVPFEQIQKICLVVTVVDYDRIGTSEPIGRCILGCMGTGTELRHWSDMLASPRRPIAQWHTLKDPEETDEILKNMK from the exons ATGCCGCCAAATGCAAAAACGGACGGCGAGCAGCCAGCAGCGGAGCCAGCGCCTGTGGCCCCAGGTGCTGAGACAGCTCCAGCCGAATTGGAGACGATCAGCCAGAAGCTGGAGGAAACGACACATCACTCCAATTTTCGGGAACAGGCGGCGGTACAGGCTGCCGAACATCAGAAGGCAGAGAATCAAAGAATCGCACAAGTGGAGACTACAATAGCGCCAAAAACGACAGCGGAACCAGAGG AAACTACCACCTCGATGCCGGTGATTAAAAAGATTGAGAATGTCGGTGAAAAGATCGCTGTGAAACTGGCCGATACAACGGGCTTGCCCACATGGGGCGTGGTCGCGATTATAATACTCGTATTCCTGGTCGTCTTTGGTATAATATTCTTTTGTGTGCGGCGATTCCTTAAGAAGCGAAGAACCAAAGATGGTAAGGGTAAGAAAGGTGTCGATATGAAATCGGTTCAGTTATTGGGATCGGCATACAAAGAGAAA CCTGATATGGAGGAACTCACCGAAAATGCCGAAGAAGGCGACGAAGAGGACAAACAGAGCGAACAAAAGCTGGGGCGTCTCAACTTCAAG CTTGAATACGACTTCAACTCAAACAGCTTGGCCGTAACCGTTATACAGGCCGAGGAGCTGCCAGCTCTGGACATGGGCGGTACTTCGGATCCCTATGTGAAGGTCTATCTGTTGCCCGACAAGAAAAAGAAGTTCGAGACAAAGGTGCACCGCAAGACCCTCAGTCCTGTCTTCAATGAAACGTTCACATTCAAG AGTTTACCGTATGCCGATGCCATGAACAAGACGCTCGTATTTGCCATCTTTGACTTTGATCGATTCTCGAAACACGACCAAATTGGTGAGGTGAAGGTGCCGCTGTGCACCATCGATTTGGCGCAAACCATTGAGGAATGGCGTGATCTGGTCAGCGTTGAGGGTGAAGGTGGACAG CTTGGCGACATTTGCTTCTCGCTGCGTTATGTGCCGACCGCCGGAAAACTAACAGTTGTCATACTCGAGGCCAAGAACTTGAAGAAAATGGATGTCGGTGGATTGTCTG aTCCATATGTGAAAATTGCAATCATGCAAAATGGCAAACGtttgaaaaagaagaagacaaGTATCAAAAAATGCACCCTCAACCCTTACTATAATGAGTCGTTCTCATTTGAAGTACCATTTGAACAAATACAA AAAATCTGTCTCGTTGTTACCGTTGTGGATTACGATCGTATTGGCACCTCTGAGCCCATCGGACGCTGTATACTTGGCTGCATGGGCACTGGAACTGAGTTGCGCCATTGGTCCGACATGTTGGCATCGCCTCGTCGACCCATTGCTCAATGGCATACCCTCAAGGATCCCGAGGAAACTGACGAAATACTTAAGAACATGAAGTAA
- the LOC133850127 gene encoding synaptotagmin 1 isoform X2, protein MPPNAKTDGEQPAAEPAPVAPGAETAPAELETISQKLEETTHHSNFREQAAVQAAEHQKAENQRIAQVETTIAPKTTAEPEETTTSMPVIKKIENVGEKIAVKLADTTGLPTWGVVAIIILVFLVVFGIIFFCVRRFLKKRRTKDGKGKKGVDMKSVQLLGSAYKEKPDMEELTENAEEGDEEDKQSEQKLGRLNFKLEYDFNSNSLAVTVIQAEELPALDMGGTSDPYVKVYLLPDKKKKFETKVHRKTLSPVFNETFTFKSLPYADAMNKTLVFAIFDFDRFSKHDQIGEVKVPLCTIDLAQTIEEWRDLVSVEGEGGQEKLGDICFSLRYVPTAGKLTVVILEAKNLKKMDVGGLSDPYVKIAIMQNGKRLKKKKTSIKKCTLNPYYNESFSFEVPFEQIQKICLVVTVVDYDRIGTSEPIGRCILGCMGTGTELRHWSDMLASPRRPIAQWHTLKDPEETDEILKNMK, encoded by the exons ATGCCGCCAAATGCAAAAACGGACGGCGAGCAGCCAGCAGCGGAGCCAGCGCCTGTGGCCCCAGGTGCTGAGACAGCTCCAGCCGAATTGGAGACGATCAGCCAGAAGCTGGAGGAAACGACACATCACTCCAATTTTCGGGAACAGGCGGCGGTACAGGCTGCCGAACATCAGAAGGCAGAGAATCAAAGAATCGCACAAGTGGAGACTACAATAGCGCCAAAAACGACAGCGGAACCAGAGG AAACTACCACCTCGATGCCGGTGATTAAAAAGATTGAGAATGTCGGTGAAAAGATCGCTGTGAAACTGGCCGATACAACGGGCTTGCCCACATGGGGCGTGGTCGCGATTATAATACTCGTATTCCTGGTCGTCTTTGGTATAATATTCTTTTGTGTGCGGCGATTCCTTAAGAAGCGAAGAACCAAAGATGGTAAGGGTAAGAAAGGTGTCGATATGAAATCGGTTCAGTTATTGGGATCGGCATACAAAGAGAAA CCTGATATGGAGGAACTCACCGAAAATGCCGAAGAAGGCGACGAAGAGGACAAACAGAGCGAACAAAAGCTGGGGCGTCTCAACTTCAAG CTTGAATACGACTTCAACTCAAACAGCTTGGCCGTAACCGTTATACAGGCCGAGGAGCTGCCAGCTCTGGACATGGGCGGTACTTCGGATCCCTATGTGAAGGTCTATCTGTTGCCCGACAAGAAAAAGAAGTTCGAGACAAAGGTGCACCGCAAGACCCTCAGTCCTGTCTTCAATGAAACGTTCACATTCAAG AGTTTACCGTATGCCGATGCCATGAACAAGACGCTCGTATTTGCCATCTTTGACTTTGATCGATTCTCGAAACACGACCAAATTGGTGAGGTGAAGGTGCCGCTGTGCACCATCGATTTGGCGCAAACCATTGAGGAATGGCGTGATCTGGTCAGCGTTGAGGGTGAAGGTGGACAG GAAAAGCTTGGCGACATTTGCTTCTCGCTGCGTTATGTGCCGACCGCCGGAAAACTAACAGTTGTCATACTCGAGGCCAAGAACTTGAAGAAAATGGATGTCGGTGGATTGTCTG aTCCATATGTGAAAATTGCAATCATGCAAAATGGCAAACGtttgaaaaagaagaagacaaGTATCAAAAAATGCACCCTCAACCCTTACTATAATGAGTCGTTCTCATTTGAAGTACCATTTGAACAAATACAA AAAATCTGTCTCGTTGTTACCGTTGTGGATTACGATCGTATTGGCACCTCTGAGCCCATCGGACGCTGTATACTTGGCTGCATGGGCACTGGAACTGAGTTGCGCCATTGGTCCGACATGTTGGCATCGCCTCGTCGACCCATTGCTCAATGGCATACCCTCAAGGATCCCGAGGAAACTGACGAAATACTTAAGAACATGAAGTAA